A part of Lepisosteus oculatus isolate fLepOcu1 chromosome 16, fLepOcu1.hap2, whole genome shotgun sequence genomic DNA contains:
- the zhx3b gene encoding zinc fingers and homeoboxes protein 3, translating to MASKRKSTIPCMIPVKSMHIQEDLEQEGGTPDSPPSIDLFPPSEEAGPDPMEPCEPTRTEVGHAQRCGGPYTCQPCDFESQDLNLFLDHMNSSHPNFRAEPSFCCLECGVSTKNYEGLALHNARAHPSAAPGGSSTGVTLQVSKKDRKTTVEQTVVAGEAGPEGAKESEISITKTPIMKMLKGKSEPKRIVVSHSVEEPDTGCSKEPEKRETPTVTAMATIVHNGPPSKVTLPSAIQIVNGSNALPVLKTAITQVVSVVQNRSLQQPAPISLSSTSSKNLPKVMIPLSSIPAYNAAMDTNSYLKSSFSKFPYPTKAELCYLTVVTKYPEEQIKIWFTAQRLKQGISWSPEEIEDARRKMFNTIIQTAPPHHSSHPHTITVLPAPLGSNGMPHIIQGSLVGQGGVIVTQPMMANGIQVSSAPMALAVTPKPQMAAKPQLQARPSTALVADKGASTIVSIGGSSSSSVIISSISNSNKIHSTSTSSSNSINGNNSSSVNNSSSSSSSSSSSTKVVDTAPTIANITHSTRTLPSSILDPSFYKNKKSQEQLTALKQSFLRSQFPEQEEVERLTKITGLTIREVRKWFSDRRYHYRNLKGTRSSAGGLFSGNSVLDLADSPSSVGSPTSPQHQHTPQQPQQQATPSTPSRRSSWHQTPDFTAIRYKERDPQQVRALEASFTQNPLPSPEEVDRLRAETKMTRREIDGWFSERRKKVAAEKKKEEEEEEEGGEEEKEEPSRGKGVQKRGKEEKQKEVSASEPKVNPIKINLKMLKVTESNGKPDAEASSPALTESPRTLPSVSPRSKKTPEQLHLLKQLFARTQWPSNTQYEDVATQTGLPRPEVVRWFGDSRYVCKNGQLKWLESYQRMVEEEGKEDTKVLADYLASHKKLEEEHVKGLADSSGLSEEQVRQWFVKHLLLLMGPLEDKVVETGSEEGAQDQEVKEELSKTSLSCEVETTQAHELQSSKPKEHTLEAESEGPVCQSGQ from the coding sequence ATGGCTAGCAAGAGGAAGTCAACCATACCATGCATGATACCAGTCAAAAGCATGCACATTCAGGAGGACTTGGAGCAAGAAGGAGGAACTCCAGATAGCCCACCTAGCATAGACCTCTTCCCTCCCAGCGAAGAAGCTGGGCCCGATCCCATGGAACCGTGCGAGCCTACCAGAACTGAGGTAGGACATGCGCAGAGGTGTGGAGGCCCATACACCTGCCAACCCTGTGACTTTGAGTCTCAGGACCTCAACCTCTTTCTGGATCACATGAACAGCAGTCACCCCAACTTTCGGGCTGAGCCCAGCTTTTGCTGCCTGGAATGCGGAGTGTCTACCAAGAACTATGAAGGCCTGGCATTGCACAATGCCCGGGCACACCCAAGTGCCGCCCCCGGGGGCAGCTCAACAGGTGTAACTTTGCAGGTGAGCAAGAAAGACAGGAAGACAACTGTAGAGCAGACTGTGGTTGCTGGTGAAGCGGGCCCTGAGGGGGCCAAAGAGTCCGAGATCTCCATCACCAAGACACCCATTATGAAGATGCTGAAAGGTAAGTCGGAGCCAAAGAGGATTGTTGTGTCCCATTCAGTAGAGGAGCCCGACACAGGCTGCAGCAAAGAGCCCGAGAAAAGGGAGACCCCCACAGTGACAGCAATGGCTACAATTGTCCACAATGGACCACCCAGCAAAGTTACCCTCCCTTCTGCAATACAAATCGTGAATGGTTcaaatgcactgccagttttgAAGACTGCCATCACACAAGTGGTATCTGTGGTGCAGAATCGAAGCCTACAACAGCCAGCTCCCATTTCACTGTCCTCAACTAGCTCCAAAAATCTCCCCAAGGTCATGATTCCTCTGAGCAGCATCCCGGCTTATAATGCAGCAATGGACACCAACAGCTACCTCAAGTCCTCGTTTAGTAAGTTCCCCTACCCCACCAAGGCAGAACTCTGCTACCTAACTGTGGTCACGAAGTACCCCGAAGAACAGATCAAAATTTGGTTCACGGCTCAGCGGCTGAAGCAGGGCATCAGCTGGTCACCGGAAGAAATCGAGGATGCCCGCCGGAAGATGTTCAATACAATCATTCAGACAGCCCCGCCACACCACAGTTCTCACCCGCACACCATCACCGTCTTGCCTGCTCCGTTAGGCTCTAATGGCATGCCTCATATTATTCAAGGGAGCTTAGTAGGGCAAGGAGGGGTCATAGTCACTCAGCCCATGATGGCTAATGGCATCCAGGTGAGCAGTGCCCCTATGGCTCTGGCGGTCACCCCAAAGCCTCAGATGGCAGCCAAGCCTCAGCTGCAAGCCAGGCCCAGCACTGCTCTTGTGGCTGACAAAGGGGCCAGCACCATAGTAAGCATCGGtggaagcagcagcagtagcGTCATCATAAGCAGCATCAGCAATAGCAACAAAATTCATAGCACCAGTACCAGCAGCAGTAACAGCATAAACggcaacaacagcagcagcgtcaacaacagcagcagcagcagcagtagtagcagcagcagcactaaAGTGGTGGATACTGCGCCAACCATTGCTAACATCACCCACAGCACTCGCACTCTCCCCAGTAGTATACTGGACCCCAGCTTCTACAAGAACAAGAAGTCACAAGAGCAACTCACTGCCCTTAAGCAGAGCTTTCTACGCAGCCAGTTCCCCGAGCAGGAGGAAGTGGAGAGACTGACCAAAATCACAGGGCTGACCATCCGGGAGGTGCGCAAGTGGTTCAGCGACCGGCGTTACCATTACCGTAACCTGAAGGGCACCCGCTCCTCTGCAGGGGGGCTCTTTAGCGGGAACTCTGTCCTGGATCTTGCAGATAGTCCCTCTTCTGTGGGGAGCCCGACATCCCCACAACATCAGCACACCCCTCAACAGCCACAACAGCAGGCAACGCCAAGCACTCCTTCTCGGCGATCATCGTGGCACCAGACCCCCGATTTCACCGCCATCCGTTACAAGGAAAGAGATCCACAGCAGGTGCGAGCCTTGGAAGCCAGCTTTACCCAGAACCCCCTGCCGTCTCCAGAGGAGGTGGACCGCCTACGGGCCGAGACAAAGATGACCCGCCGCGAGATCGATGGCTGGTTCTCAGAGCGGAGAAAGAAAGTGGCtgcggaaaagaaaaaagaggaggaggaagaggaggaggggggagaaGAGGAAAAGGAAGAGCCCTCACGAGGAAAGGGTGTTCAGAAGCGGGGGAAGGAGGAAAAACAGAAGGAGGTGTCCGCCTCCGAACCCAAGGTGAACCCCATTAAGATCAACCTCAAGATGCTGAAGGTGACCGAGTCCAATGGCAAGCCTGATGCAGAGGCTAGCTCTCCAGCGCTGACAGAGAGCCCCAGAACGCTTCCTTCTGTATCTCCGCGCAGTAAGAAGACACCCGAGCAGCTCCACTTGCTCAAACAGCTTTTTGCCCGTACTCAGTGGCCCAGCAACACGCAGTATGAGGACGTGGCCACCCAGACGGGGCTCCCGCGGCCTGAGGTGGTGCGCTGGTTCGGGGACAGCCGCTACGTCTGCAAGAACGGGCAGCTGAAGTGGCTGGAAAGCTACCAGCGCATGGTGGAGGAGGAAGGCAAGGAGGACACAAAGGTGTTGGCGGACTACTTGGCCAGTCACAAGAAACTGGAGGAGGAGCACGTCAAAGGGCTGGCGGATTCCAGCGGCCTGAGCGAGGAGCAGGTACGGCAGTGGTTTGTCAAACATTTGCTCCTGCTCATGGGACCACTGGAAGACAAAGTAGTAGAGACGGGCAGTGAAGAGGGGGCCCAGGACCAAGAGGTAAAAGAGGAACTGTCCAAAACAAGCCTGAGCTGCGAGGTGGAAACAACACAAGCACATGAATTGCAGTCTTCAAAGCCCAAGGAGCATACATTAG